The Periophthalmus magnuspinnatus isolate fPerMag1 chromosome 10, fPerMag1.2.pri, whole genome shotgun sequence genome segment CAGACACTACCCCCTGAATTTAGAGGAGATGTTACCCTCAGTCATCAGAACAAGACCATTGCAAAAAATACCAAGACACTAAAAACCAGCTTGGACACTTATAACCACACTACAGGGCTTTCTTCTCTTCAGCAGCTCAACACTGCACCTGTGGCATGCTCAGCTCTCATTGTAACAGACAAAAGGGCCAACATCCCTAAAACTAAGGCCGAAAACACAGGGGTTTTCTCGACTCCTCAGTGGTCAAGTGGTGTCAAAGTTGATAGAGAGGAATCACTTAACCCCTGTCGCAGCAACATGACATCTAGTAACCAATCAAAGACACAAATGCAGTCTCAAAGTGCTCCTCCTGGGTTCCATTGTTCCACAATATTTAAACCAACCCAGTCTGTTGCCTTTCTCCCATCTACTAATTTTTCCTCCCTTTGTAAAATTACTCTTCCGCCAGCACTAGGTCAGATTGCAGCTTTGAGAGAAGCAACAGCAAGTCAGTTTCAGAAGAAAATTAAGCCACAAAGCTCTGGTGGGACACCTTTAATACGGACCTATCCCTATCCTTTCACTGCAGGTCAGGGGTCATCATCTGAGAAGAAATTAGATACATGCAcctcaaaacaaaaatcaagccATTTGTCAAATAAGAACTCTAAATCTGTAGAGCACAGGTCTTTAGCTTCTGTGGTAGCCTCACCAGCTATTGCACTACCAGTGCAGCATCCGTCACTAACATCTCTTGCCCCGACCCATTACACTATGTCCCCAACTGCAGCAATTTGCTGTGGCTCTGCACTAGCTAGCCTCGCCTCTCAGGGCAGACTGTTGAACCCCATAGACAAAAGCAACAGTTTAGACCTGACAACTATAACCTTGATGAATTCAACTATTCCCACGACTTCAGATGATCAGGGAACATCATGCTCAAATGAGTCAAGGGATGTGCCACTTGATTTATCTGCAAAGTCAAAACGTcctaaatgtataaaagaacCTCCAGGAAGCCCTCCAATTACTTTTAAAGatgaatcaaatcaaaacaatttTGTCAATTCAAAGAGGACTTTTTCATCAACGTTCAGTTCAGCTGTGCAGTATCCACTTTTACCTCACACCCACAGAAATGGGTCTCATCAAAAAGAATTAAGGGCACCTCAGAATCCTCATATTCTGGATCCCAAACCCTGCTGGTCAAAAGGTTCTTCACAAGACTCCATCAAAAATATTCCGGGCACATATGTAGGTGTGGCAAGCCCCATTTTGGCATCAACGCTTAGAGGCCAAGATGGCAAAGGGACCTTTGCTGATGAATTTCAAAGTTTTGCAAAGCAGGAATTTATTTCCATTATTGACCAAGGAGAACATATGGCCTCAGAGGAACATAAGCCATCTTCTCTGAAGAGTGACCAACTTAGagtcaaacatgttaaaaacaccAGCACAAAAATCCCAGCAAAGTGTCTCTCCAAAGCTACCCTCACTGCGACCCAGTCTAGCTCTGCAAATAAACAGATCCCTAAATCTGGAAGTGGCAAAATGGCTGTATCATACCCTCCTACTGTTGTCAGTCCTGTTTGGCAACAGCCAGAAGATTTCTCACAGCAACCTTTGACACTTCCCAGAAGAAACACATCAGCATCTCCCAAGAACAAGAACCCTCTAGTCGTGGATGAATCTAAAAATGCAGACTACAGCCTGCCCAGCTCAGAagataaatgggaaaaaattCAGTCTCCTCTGTCTAATCTTGCTTCTATTGTAAAGCAACAGTCTTTGGATACAGCGATGTTTGTAAGTGAAGGGAACGCTAAACCCACACCTGCTACATCTAGAAAAAACAACAGTctagaaaagtttaaaagtaaTCAGAATATTCAATGTAAAGATAATCTGGAGTCTCCACCGATATGGCCAGTGGAGAAATGGCCCTCTACCTCTCAAAGGGATGTACCTCATTTAACCAAGGCAGTAAAGAGACTTGAAAAATTGACAAATGCCACTGAGCCTGTGAATGATCCCAGAGAGATACAGAGCAGTCAAGAAGAACACACAACACCACTAACAAAGCAGAACAGCTTGAAGCCTACTGTCAAATCTAAAGTCATTGAAAACAATTCATCAACAGCTGGGAACAGGATGGAGAGCAAACTGGCCCAGGTTTTGGAGGGGGAGATCCTGAACAGGGACAGGGGATCGCCAGATACTTCAACTCCTGGAAAATTGGAGGGGTCTGTTGCATCTAATGTTGCTGGCTACTGTGAAGAGGGACGTAACAACATTGAGAAGAAATCAAATGGAGTAAATGATATGTCCCCAAACAAAACTAAAGCTGCACCtatcaaacaaaagaaacaaagtccCAAGAAATTAATGAAACTGAATTCACCAGTTGTATCCTCAAAGAAGGCCACCGGAAACGCAAAGAAGCAAATTCACTCAGATGCCACGCCAATAAAAGTGTCTCCCAGTAAAAAGGTATGTTCTATATGATCTGTTTATAAAGCTTGGAACTGAACATCAAAAACTTTACGTTACTGGCCAGAAACTGCCCTGATGTGCAAATGTTCATAGAtacattagcaaaaacaatgtaGATAAGTAAAGGAGCTCAGAGGAACAACCCAATAAGCCTGGGTGTGCACACTTACCACATTATTGTGTTTCCATCGGTTTGACATTTGACCAATTGAAAATTGACCTGAGCTCTATATTCTATTGGGGTTGTTTTtatagttgtatttttcttatatgttaaatatatttgtcttgTTCAACATATACTGTACTTTGCACCATTTTTACTTGCCCTAAATACTATATTTGCAAtgcatgaataaaaaacaaacccatTTTGTGTTGCAGCAAAGTTTGTTGGCGAACCAACTTTCTCAGGCTGGAGATAACTTACCATTGGTCAAGAGCAGTCCCAAAAAGTTTGAACAGCCATGCCTTAAAGCAGGTAAATAATTTAACTCTACAGAGTTttctttaaagttttttttattgtttttttttagagatgCACCACAGATGTCTGTCAAATtgcaaatatttttacattggGCATTCTGTGCTGATTTCCAGTAAAATGCCACTTAAGAGCTTGAAAGT includes the following:
- the bcorl1 gene encoding BCL-6 corepressor-like protein 1, with protein sequence MQVDPTLMNVGDGGTVSREISAPSKVSTTMVGNPPQTLPPEFRGDVTLSHQNKTIAKNTKTLKTSLDTYNHTTGLSSLQQLNTAPVACSALIVTDKRANIPKTKAENTGVFSTPQWSSGVKVDREESLNPCRSNMTSSNQSKTQMQSQSAPPGFHCSTIFKPTQSVAFLPSTNFSSLCKITLPPALGQIAALREATASQFQKKIKPQSSGGTPLIRTYPYPFTAGQGSSSEKKLDTCTSKQKSSHLSNKNSKSVEHRSLASVVASPAIALPVQHPSLTSLAPTHYTMSPTAAICCGSALASLASQGRLLNPIDKSNSLDLTTITLMNSTIPTTSDDQGTSCSNESRDVPLDLSAKSKRPKCIKEPPGSPPITFKDESNQNNFVNSKRTFSSTFSSAVQYPLLPHTHRNGSHQKELRAPQNPHILDPKPCWSKGSSQDSIKNIPGTYVGVASPILASTLRGQDGKGTFADEFQSFAKQEFISIIDQGEHMASEEHKPSSLKSDQLRVKHVKNTSTKIPAKCLSKATLTATQSSSANKQIPKSGSGKMAVSYPPTVVSPVWQQPEDFSQQPLTLPRRNTSASPKNKNPLVVDESKNADYSLPSSEDKWEKIQSPLSNLASIVKQQSLDTAMFVSEGNAKPTPATSRKNNSLEKFKSNQNIQCKDNLESPPIWPVEKWPSTSQRDVPHLTKAVKRLEKLTNATEPVNDPREIQSSQEEHTTPLTKQNSLKPTVKSKVIENNSSTAGNRMESKLAQVLEGEILNRDRGSPDTSTPGKLEGSVASNVAGYCEEGRNNIEKKSNGVNDMSPNKTKAAPIKQKKQSPKKLMKLNSPVVSSKKATGNAKKQIHSDATPIKVSPSKKQSLLANQLSQAGDNLPLVKSSPKKFEQPCLKADGNYRHQKAKSFIRASKEAEATEQCVPRLRRGRRRADESRLDLWGFATPSPPPTPPPPASPPPTPPQVARRPRGRPRSTPLPERGAQGKGKNTSADTEGPVNRKRQRCKNKRYQTGDYITDKDKLDDGERRHESDLHSQAHDNTADLQKCLNTPSSSREPRRVSLTRSVCYQEREDSPECTDKPSGKRKFKSKHLCPTDEHKTNPKRLGKRSGSRVADEDCSEAKKAISPPVSPKSLPSPPSNINGSAGKHSASESPPKRAIPPEVRRLIVNKNAGETLLQRAARLGYQDVVQYCLEKDQREVNRQDNAGYTALHEASSRGWVQIVQMLLKNGADVNCSAQDGTRPIHDAVASDNLAIVWLLLNHGADPTLATYSGQTPVKLAHSSSMKTFLSEYFTDLQGRSEHDPGLHWDFYSSTLFETEQEPCWDFLLSEQNQDLEQDMGVRTEKDHDKDCLVFEFSSEPLLQCYHVQVSLTQGFCNWFLLTDVLKRVKMSARIFRARFPHLEVVSLPHAELMKQVSVSQVSPALASPHKGQNKDTDDDEEKEEEEGHVDLVRCVPELQKLLGSSIYILQDNEEEEEPNEDKFTNTGKLRSR